The sequence GCCTGGGCGCCGTCCCGGCAGGAGGCGGCCCGGATGCTGGCGTCCGCGCTGGCCCGCGCCCAGCTGCACGGCGTGGTCACCAACCGGGACCTGCTGGTGCGGACCCTGCGGCACCACTCGTTCCGGGCCGGCGACATCGACACCGGTTTCCTGGACCGGCATCCCGAGGTGTTCGCGCCGCTGCTCTCCTCGGTGGACGCGGTCCGATTGTCCTGCCTGGCCTCCGCGCTGGCCGGCGCCGCCGACCGGCGGGCCAGCGCGCCGGTGCTGAGCACCCTGCCGTCCGGCTGGCGCAACGTGCCGTCCGGCTCGCAGACCGCGGTCTACGACGGCCCGACCGGCCCGGTCGAGGTCGGCTACCGGATGAACCGGCACGGTGAGCTGGCCGGCTGGTGGGTCCGCTCGGTCGACCCCGAGGAGCTGGACCTGGCCGGGCTCGGGCAGGCCCCGGTGGACGAACACCCGCCGATCGTGGTCGTCTCGGCCCGGCGCGACCGGGTGGTGCTCAACGTGCAGGGCATCCGGCTGGCGGTCCTGGTGCACCGGGTCGGTGATGTCTCGTACGTGGACAGCCCGGAGGGTTCGGTCACGCTCCGCGAGATCTCCCGGTTCCCGCTGCCCGCTCCGGAGGCCGCGGAGAGCTCGCTGATCGCGCCCCTGCCGGGCGCGGTGCGGCGCGTGCTGGTGGTGCCGGGCCAGCGGGTCCGGGCCGGTGAGCTGCTGCTGACGCTGGAGGCGATGAAGCTGGAGCACCCGGTCCACGCGCCGTCGGCCGGTGTGGTCGCCTCCCTACCGGTCCACCCGGGCGCCGAGGTGGACACCGGCGAGCTGCTGGCGGTCCTGGACCCGGAGTGACGCGGGTGGTCCCGGGGCCTGGCCCGTGGCCTGCGGACGGGGCCCGCCGATGCGTACCGGGGAAGGGGTTTCTCGGTTACCAGCTGAACCACTTGGTGAAGAAGCCGGTCTTGCGGCCCTGGGTGTGCACGGTGGGCGTCTCGTCCGACCGGGTCGGTGTGGCCGGGGCGACCGGCCGCGGCCGGGGCGGCACGAACGTCGACGACGAGCGGTAGACCGACGGTGACGGCGGCGGGGTGTTCGGGTCCAGGTGCAGGTTGCTCAGCAGGTCGAGCAGCTCCTGGGCGGACGGCCGGGACTTCGGGTCGTTGTCCATGCCGCGGCGCAGCACGTCGGTCAACGCGGCCGGCACCCCGGGCAGCTCCGGGATCGGCTGCTGGAACAGGTCCATCAGGGTGACCAGGCTGGGGCTGCGGTCGCTGGGCCAGCGTGGCGGGCGGCCGCTCATTATCGCGTAGAGGGTGGCGCACAGCGAGTAGACGTCGGCGGCGCCGGACGGGCTCTCGTGCCGGAACATCTCGGGCGGCGCGTACGCCGGGGTGAGCACCTCGAGGGTCACCGACGAATCGCGCATCTCCCCCAGCACGGCCAGCCCGAAGTCCGCCAGCACCGCCTGGTTGAACTGCGAGTACAGGATGTTGGCGGGCTTGACGTCGCGGTGCAGCACCCCGTTGGCGTGGGTGTGCACCAGCGCGTCGGCGATCTTCACCCCGACGTCGCGGGCCTCGGCCGCGCCGAGCGGCTGGACCCGCATCCGGTCCAGGTACGACCCGTCGCAGAGCTCCATGATGAGGTACGGATGCTGGTCCACCGTGACGCCCACATCGAACAGGTCGACCACGTGCGGATGCGACGACATCCGCCCGGCGGCGCGCGCCTCGCGCAGGAAGCGGGCCTGGTCCCGAGCGTTGTCCAGGGTGCGGTTCTCCATCTTGATGGCGACCTCGCGCCCGACGGAATCCTGCGTGGCCCGGTAGACGGTCGCGTAACCACCCCGGGCCATGACCGACAAGCCGGACATGCCTGGAACGTATGGCACGGGCAGGGCGCCGGGCGGTGTCTCCGTCACGGTGTAGAAAATACGCCAGCCACCCGGGAGATCATCCCGGCATGTCAGACGCGTAGGCGACAGTTTCCGCCGGGGGCGGTTCCACCGCGGTGACGGCCAGCGTGTCCCGCAACTCCTCGGCGGCGGCGCGCTCGCTGGCCTGCTCGGTGGCGTACGCCAGCCGGACCGCCTCCTCGGCCGCCGCCCGCGCCTGGACGTACCGGTCCGAGGCGGCCAGCACCCGGGCCCGGACCATCGCCGCCAGCACCCCGCTGCGCACGTCCTCGGCCGGCACCTCGCGGGCCCGCTCGATCCAGGTCAGCGCGGACTCCACCCGGCCCTCGGCGAGCAGCGCGGAAGCGTACGACGCCAGCGCGTGCCGCCGGGAGAACAGCAGCGACGGCGCCGACGTGTCGCTGGCGATCGGCGCCAGCAGCCCCACCGCGGTCGCCGCGTCGCCCGCCCTGGTCCGCGCCTCGGCCAGCAGCACGCGCGGCCCGACCTGGGCGGGGGCCAGCGAGTTGTGCGGCTCCACCGAGGTCATCACCCGGCGCGCGTCGGCCTCCGCGGTGGCCAGGTCGCCACGTTGCAGCGCGACGAACCCGTGCAGGGTGCCGGCCATCCCCAGCAGCAGCGGGTGACCGGTCTTGTCGGCGTACCAGAGAGCGTCACCGAGCAGGTCCGCGGCGTGGTCGAGCTCGCCGACCCCGCGGGCGATCACCCCGCGCACCACCATGGCCAGGCCGCAGCCCCAGTCGTCGGAGACCTCCTGGAACTCCCGGTACGCCCGCCGTGCCTGGCTGTCGGCCGCGCCCAGGTCGCCGAGCTCGGCGGCGGCGTACGCCTCGACCACGCGCAGCGTGCCGACCGCCCAGCCCTCACCGACCCGGTCGCCGAAGGGCAGGAAGATCCGGGCCAGCCGGCGCGCCTCCTGCAACCGGCCGGCCAGCAGCCGGGCGAACGCCGTGGTGCCGCGCAGCCAGGAGCGGCCCACCGGGTCGCCGAGCTCGGCGAAGAGCCGCGCGGCGCGGCCCAGCACCGCGTCGGTGCCGGCGAAATCCCCCCGGGTGGTGGTCACCCAGGCGAGGTTCTGCAGCGCCCAGGCCTGCCCGTGCCGGTCCCCGGCGGCCAGCGTCACCTGGTACGCGGCGGCAAACCGGCTGCTGGCCTGGCTCAGCCGGCCGTTCAGGAAGTCGGCCATGCCCAGCCGGCGCATCGCGTTCGCCCGCTCCGGCAGCAGCTGCGCCTCGGTGGCCACCTCCAGCGCCTCCTGCCAGGCGGCCACCGCCCGGCCACCGTCGCCGAGCGCCTCGTGCGCCCGGCCCACCACGATCATCGCCTCGGCCCGGCAGACCGGGTCGTCGCCGGCGCTCTTGCTGATCTTCTCGCCGTGCGCCAGCGCCTCCTCGGCCCGGCCCAGCCGCAGCATGGCGCGGGCCAGCACCAGCTGGTCGGGCAGCGGCAGGTCACCGCCGGCCAGCTGGGCGGCGCGCTCGGCGTACTCGATCGCGGCGGCCGGCTCGATGTTGGCCAGCGCGCGCCGGGCCATCCGGCCGAGCGCGGCCACCGCCAGGCCGGCCACCTCGCGCACCGCGGCGTCCGGGCGCAGCCGGACCGCGTTCGCCAGGTCGATCGCGGCCTCGGCGTGGGTGGCCACGAACGCGTCCCGCTCGTTGTCGCTCAGGCTCAGCCGGGTGGCCGCGTCGGCGTGCCGGCCCACCGTCTCCGGCGCGGCCCAGGTGGCCAGGTAGGCGTGCCGCTCGGCCAGGTCCGCCTTGCCGATCCCGGCGTACGCCGCCTCGCGCATCAGCGGCGTGGTGAACTGGAAGCCGCCGCGGCTGCGGTGGATCATGCGCCGTTGCAGCAGCTCGTCCACGGCCCGTTCGAGCTGGGCCGCGAGGTCCACGCCGGGCGGCAGCTCGCTCGGCGCGCGGCGGTCCTGCAGCGCCTCGAGCACCCCCGCGGGCACCGTGGTGCCGGCCACCGACGCGTCCCGCAGCACCGCGCGCGGCTCCGACGGCAGCGCGTCGATGCGGGCCGCGAGCACCGCGGCCAGGTCCCGGGAGAGCAGCTGGCTGCCCAGCGAGCCGGCCGCGAGCTGCCACTTGCCGGCCGCGTTCGCGCCGACCGCCGGGGTCAGCGCGCCCCGCTCCATCAGCAGGGTGACCATCTCGGCCAGGTAGAACGGGTTGCCCTGGGCGGTGGCGAGCATCCGGTCGGTGTCCGGTTGCGGCAGTTTCCCGCCGCTCAGGTACGACGTCAGCAGCCGCGACGCGTCCGCGCCCCGCAGTGGCGGCAGGGTGTGCACCTCGGCGTCGGAGAGCCGGGTCAGCGCCCCCGCCGTACGCACCAGCTCCGGCCGCCCGAGCAGCAGCACCACCACCGGCCCCTCCAGCAGCGACAGCGTGCTGCCCAGCGCGTCGACCGTGGTGGCGGTGGCGTCGTGCAGGTCGTCCACGATGACCATCAGCGGGGTGGTGGCGGCCATCGCGTTCAGCAGGTCGGCGACCGCGATCGAGATCGCCTCGGCGTCCACCCGTTTGGCGCTCGGCGGCCAGTCCGCGGGCGCGGCCGGGCCGCCCGGGCTGACCGGGGCCTCGCCGTAGCCGAGCAGCACCAGCAACCGGTCGATGTCCAGCGGCACGCCGAGCCGCTGGGCCACCTTGCGCAGCCGCTCCTCGACGACCGTGCGGCCGACCGTGGCGACCACGTCCTTGGGCAGGCCGGCGGCCTTGCGCACCAGGTCGGCCAGGGGCGCGTAACGGCGCCGCTCGCCGAACGCGCGGCAGCGCACCCGCAGCACCCGGGCGCCGTGCCCGGCGTACGGCCCGGTGCCCACCTCGTAACCGGCGGCGAGCCGTTTCACCTCCCCGGCGAACCGGGACTTGCCGATCCCGGCCTCGGCGGTCATCACCAGCACCCGGGGGGTGCCCGAGTCGATCGCCTCGGCCAGCCGTCCGGAGACCCGGCCCAGCTCGGCCTCCCGGCCCACGAACGGCGCCTCGTCACCCAGGCCGGAGCGGGTGCCCGGGGCGTCGTGCAGGCCGAGCAGCTCGTAGGTGGGCACCGGCTCACGCTTGCCCTTGAGCCGCAGCGGCCGCAGCTGCCGCCACGAGGCGACGTGCCGGGTGCCGCCGCTGGTGCGCTCACCGGCGTAGACCGCGCCGACCGCGGCGGCGTCGGCCAGCCGGGCCGCGGTGTTCACCGTGTCGCCGATGACCGTGTACTCGATGCCGGCCTGCATCCCGGCGACCACCTCGCCGGTGTTCAGCCCGACGCGCAGGCCGAGCGGGGCGCCGCCGCCGCGCTCGTCGTCCAGCACCCGGCGGACCGCGCGCTGCATGCTCAGCGCGGCCCGGACCGCCCGTTCGGCGTCGTCCTCGTGCGCCACCGGGGCGCCGAAGACCGCCATGATCCCGTCGCCGGTGAGCTTGTCCACGTGCCCGCCGAACGTCTTCACCGCGCCGGCCAGCGCGGCCAGCACCCGGTCGGTGACCGCGCCGACCCGCTCCGGGTCGAGATCCTCCGACCAGGAGGTGAAGTCGGAGAGGTCGCCGAAGAGCACGGTGACGATCCGGCGCTCGGCGGCCGGAAGCGCGGCGGCGGCGGGCAGCGCGGACCCGCAGTGGTGGCAGAAGCGGGCACCGGGAACGGCGACGGTGCCGCACACGGGGCAGGTCACAGCCGGTCCAAACCGTCGGCCCTCGACGCTGATTCCCGCCGCAGGTGAACAATCTGCGCCGCGGCCGACCACTCGGCCGCGAACCGTACCCGTGGGTCGATGTCCGGGTACACGATGTCGACCACCGCCTGCGGCGTCTCGGCTCCGGCCGCCATCGCGGCCGCCACCTGCGCCAGGCGTTCCCTGCGGTGGTCGAGATACTGCGCGGCCAGGGCCGCGGTGTCGGCCCGGGCCGGTCCGTGACCGGGCAGCATCAGGACCTTCTCGTACGCCGTGAGCAGCTCCAGACTCGCCAGATAGGCGGTCAGGTCGCCGTCGGGGTGGGCCACCACCGTGGTCCCGCGCCCCAGCATCGTGTCGCCGGTGAACATCACCCGCTCGTTCCCGCACTCGACGAGGAAGCACACCGAATCACCGGTGTGCCCTGGAGTGTCCAGGACCTGTATTTCCAGTCCGTTCCGGCCGAGATGCTCCCGTGGGTCCAACGGCTCACCACGCACGCAGTGCGCCGGGTCGGCGGCCAGCACCGCGGTGCCGCCGAGCAGCTCGGAGAGCCGCTCGGCGCCCTCGACGTGGTCGTGATGACCGTGTGTGACCAGAATGAACTGGAACGGCCCGAGCTGCGCGATCCGGCGCAGGTGCGCCTCGTCCAGCGGGCCGGGATCGATCACCGTGGCGCATTCTGCCCCGGGCGCCCGCAGCACCCAGGTGTTCGTGCCGTCCAGAGTCATCGGACCCGGATTGGGGGCGCGTAGCAGCGACACCCAACCCGGCAGCCGGTCGACCTCGGCCGACGCGGGCTCAGCACCCCCCATGCCGAGAATCGTACGTCGCGGGTCCATGGTGAGCCGAGACACGATGTCCGTCCCGGTCACCTTGGGTCATCAAACCCGGCCGAACCCGCCCAAGATCACGCCACTTCCGCGATGACCTCGACCTCCACCGGCGCGTCCAGCGGCAGCTCGCTCACCCCGACCGCGCTGCGGGCGTGCCGGCCCTGCTCCCCGAGCACCTCGCCGAACAGGTTGGAGGCGCCGTTGACCACGGCCGGTTGCCCGGTGAAGCCCGGGGCGGACGCCACGAAGCCGGTCACCTTGACGATCTTCACGACCCGGCCCAGGCCGACCAGCGAGTCGATCGCGGCCAGCGCGTTGAGGGCGCAGATCCGGGCCATGTCGGTGGCGTCCTCGGCGGTCACCTCGGCGCCCACCTTGCCGGTCCGCGCCAGCTTGCCCTCGACCATCGGGAGCTGGCCGGAGACGTAGACGTAGTTGCCGGACTGCACGGCCGGCACGTAGGACGCCAGCGGCGGGACCACGGACGGCAGGGTCAGGCCCAGCTCGGCCAGCTTCGCGTAGGCGTCGACGCCGCCCACGCCGGCGATCGGGGTGGTCACGACTTCGCCCGCTTCATGTAGGCGATCAACTGCTCCGGGTTCGGCCCCGGCACCACCTGGACCAGCTCCCAGCCGTCGTCGCCCCAGTTGTCGAGGATCTGCTTGGTCGCGTGTACCAGCAGGGGCACGGTCACGTACTCCCACTTCTGCATGGCTCGAACACTCCTTAGTCGGGTACCGGCACAGCTTAGGACCCGGCGTTCCAGCCGGTTGGCTAGGCTGAGCGACAATCCGTACGGAAAGCGCGCGAACCATCACGGAGGGTGACGTGACGCAGCTACCGCGGGACGGGCAGCCCGGCCATCCGGATCCGCCGCCGTCGCCCGATCCCGAACCACCGGCCCCACTCCCGCCCGGCGACCCGATCCCGGTCCCCGAGCCACCGCACGCCGTGCCGCCCGCCCCTCGCGGGCGGCACGCCCTTCCGGACCAGCCCACCCTCGCCGACCGGCCCGCGTTCCGGGACCACGCCGTCCCGACCGGCACGCCCGCGCTCCCGGACCGACCCGCCCTCACCGGCCGGCCCGCGTTCCCGGACCACGGCGCCCCCGCCGGCCGGCCCGCGCTCCCGGACCACGCCACCCTCGCCGACCGGCCCGCGCTCCCGGCCGAGCCGGCTCGCACCGATCCGTTCGCGCTGGCGGCGACCGCGGAACATCCGGTGATCGCCGACGAGCCGGCCGGGGAGCGTGCCGCGGCGCGCGAGCCCGGCCCGGCCGCGCCGGAGCCGCACGGCGGCTGGCACCAGCCGCCCCCGAACGGCCCCTGGCACGCCCGGCACGAGAAGCCCGGCGAGTGGCGGTACCCGCCACCCGAGCATCTGGCCTGGGAGCACTCCCCGCCCGCCGAGGTGCAGTCACCGGAGCCGGAACCGATCTGGGTGAGCCGGCCGGGCGGCGGCCCGGAACCGGCCATGCCGTCCCGCCGCCGGCACGGCCCCCGGCGCTCGTCGGTCTTCCTCTCCCTGGCCCTGGCCGCCACCCTGGCGCTGTGCGGCGGCGGGGCGGTCTCGGCCTACCTGCTGTTCCGCGACGCGGGCAACCCCGGCTCGCCGGACCCGACCACCGCGGTGAACCGTTTCCTCACCGCCGTCTACACCCAGAAGGACGCCCGCGCCGCCGAGGACCTGGTCTGCCGCAAGTCCCGCGACGAGAGCAAGCTGGCCCGGCGGGTGCAGCAGATCCGCAGCTACGCCGACGGGTACGAGGGTGCGGTGTTCCGCTGGGACGAGCCCGCGGTGACCCGCAACGCCGACGGCGAGGCCCAGGTCGGCGTACGCGTGGTGATGTCCACCGAGGACGAGAAGACCGCCGCGCAGGACCTGGAGTTCACCGTGGTGCGCAAGAGCGGCTGGCTGGTCTGCGAGGTCGCCGGCTGACCGCGCGCCGTAACGTGGAGGACATGGGCGAGCACCGCGGCAACTGGCCGGAGCGACTGCACATCGTCACCGGCAAGGGTGGCACCGGCAAGACCAGCGTGGCCGCCGCGCTGGCGCTCGGCCTGGCCACCGGCGGACGCCGCACGCTGCTGGTCGAGGTGGAGGGCCGGCAGGGTATCGCGCAGCTGTTCGGGCTGGAGCCGCTGCCGTACACGGAGCGCCGGATCGCCACGACCGCCGGGGGCGGCGAGGTCCGCGCCCTGCCGGTCGATCCGGAGGAGGCGCTCCTGGAGTACCTCGACATGTTCTACAAGCTCGGCGCCGCCGGCCGGGCACTGCGCAAGGTCGGCGCCATCGACTTCGCCACCACGATCGCCCCGGGGCTGCGCGACGTGCTGCTGACCGGCAAGGTCAAGGAGGCCACCACCCGCGCCGCGGACGGCCGCCGGGTCTACGACGCGGTGGTGCTGGACGCCCCGCCGACCGGCCGGATCGGCCGCTTCCTGAACGTCACCGCGGAGACCGCGCGGCTGGCCAAGATGGGCCCGATCAAGACCCAGAGCGACGGGGTGTCCTCGCTGCTGCGCTCGCCGATGACCGCCGTGCACGTGGTCACGCTGCTGGAGGAGATGCCGGTGCAGGAGACCCTGGACGCGGTCGAGGAGCTCACCGGCCTGGGCATCCCGGTCGGACGGCTGATCGTGAACGGCGCCCGGCCACCGCTGCTGACCGCCGGCAAGGTGACCAAGGCGGAGATCAAGCGGGGCCTGGTGGCGGCCGGACTGCCGGCCGCCCCGGCGATGGTCAGCCAGCTGGCCGCCCAGGCGCAGGCGCACCTGACCCGGCGGGAGCTGGAGGAGTCGCTCCGGCACGATCTGGCCGAACGGCATCGGCCGATGATCGAGCTGCCGCTGCTGCCGGACGGCGTCGACCGCGCCGCGCTGGACGTCCTCGCCGCCCGCTTGATGGCGGTCTGACCTGGTTTTCCGGCCGACCGGCCGGCACTGAGTGTTTGCTCACCTCGCGTCCGATCAAGACGCATTACCCTGGAGAAGTGGTTGATGTGACCGCTCCCCGGCTCGACGTCGACGCTCTGCTCGCCGACCCGGCCATCCGGATCGTGGTGTGTTGCGGCTCCGGCGGGGTCGGCAAGACCACCACCGCCGCGGCCCTCGGCCTGCGGGCCGCCGAGGTGCACGGCCGGCGCACGGTGGTGCTGACCATCGACCCGGCGCGCCGGCTGGCCCAGTCGATGGGCCTGACCGAGCTGGACAACACGCCCCGCCAGGTCAAGGGCATCGACGTCGCGAGATCCGGCGGCGAGCTGCACGCCATGATGCTCGACATGAAGCGCACCTTCGACGAGGTGGTCGAGCAGCACACCACGCCCAAGCGTGCCGCGGAGATCTTCGCGAACCCGTTCTACCAGGCCATGAGCTCCACCTTCGCCGGCACGCAGGAGTACATGGCGATGGAGAAGCTGGCCCAGTTGCGGGCCGGCGGGGAGTGGGACCTGATCGTGGTCGACACCCCGCCGTCCCGCTCCGCGCTGGATTTCCTGGACGCCCCGGCCCGGCTCTCCCGGTTCCTCGACGGCCGTATGCTGCGGCTGCTGCTGGCGCCCGCCCGCAGTGGCGGGCGGAGCATGTTCAGCCTGGTCACCGCGTCGTTCGGGCTGTTCTCCCGGACGGTGCAGAAGATTCTGGGCGCGCAGCTGCTGACCGACCTGTCGGGCTTCGTCGCGGCGCTGGACTCGATGTTCGGCGGCTTCCGGCAGCGCGCCGACCAGACGTACCGGATCCTGCAGGACCCGCAGACGGCGTTCCTGCTGGTCGCCGCGCCGGAGCGGGACGCGATCCGGGAGGCGGCCTACTTCGCCGAGCGGCTGGTCGCCGAGCGGATGCCGCTGGGCGGCCTGGTCCTCAACCGGATGCACCGGACGGAGCCGGGCGGGCTGCCGGCGGCGGCGGCCGAGGAGGCCGCGGACCGGCTGGCCGCCGCCGGCGAACTGCCCGGCGCGGCGGACGTGCTGCGCATCCACGCCGGTCTGCTGCGGCAGAGCGCGCGGGAACTGGAGGTCGCGGCCGGGTTCACCGAGGCGTTTCCGGGGGTGCCGACGACCGCGGTCGCGGCGCAGCCCGCCGACGTGCACGACGTCGACGGGCTGCGGACGATCGGCGCTCTACTCGCCTGATCAGCGGGTGGAGACCAGCACCTTGTCGGCGCCTTTCTCCTTCAGTGCGGCCTCGAACATCTTCCGCCAGCTCGCCACATGTGGGTGGCGGCGCAGCAGGGCACGTCGCTCCCGTTCCGTCATGCCTCCCCAGACGCCGAACTCGATCCGGTTGTCCAGGGCGTCGGCGAGGCATTCGTAGCGCACCGGGCAGCTGCGGCAGATCCTTTTCGCCACGTTCTGCTCGGCGCCCTGCACGAACAGCGCGTCAGGGTCGCCACTCTGACACGCCGCCATGCTGGGCCAGTCGCTGATCATCCCCATTGGTAAACGTCCCCCCTTGCTTTCACCCCCGTACGTCCAGCGCGGCGGCCCATGTCCCCCATTGCCGCGCAGACGTCGTGCGAGATGTCTCGCCGGACCATCATGCTCTGTAGTTGGGTGATTACGCAACGTTGTCCCTCAAATACGTATAGCCCGGTAGTTCCGGGCAAAGCGGCCCGCGTAGCGATGGCCGGATGGGGGTACGTTCGGTGCAGAAGGGAGAAATCGGCCCGCCGGGTCGGGTGACAGGTCACACTCGGAAACGGTGCGGCCCGCCTTCTCGACGGGCGGTCGCGTGCGCCGTTCGCGTATCCTGCGTCGGGTGACCTCCTGGATGCGCAGACGCGATCACAACATCTTCACGAACGCGACATCACTGCTTGTCTGTGGCCTGCTGGCCGGTGTGGTGGTGGCCGCGGCGGCGTTCCCCGCCGCCGCGATGTCCGGCCTCGCCGCCAAGGCCGGCGGTGAGGGTTTCGCCAATCTGCCCAGTGAGCTCAAGGACTTCAGCTCCCCGCAGATCACCCGGATCTACGCCGCGGACGGGCGGACCCAGATCTCGCAGTTCTACGACGAGTTCCGCAGCGACGTCCCGCTGAAGGACATCGCCAAGAGCATGCAGGACGCGATCATCGCCGCCGAGGACCGCAAGTTCTTCGACCACAACGGTGTCGACCTCAAGGGTGTCGCCCGGGCCTTCGTCGGCAACAGCCAGGGCGGCGCGCAACAGGGCGCCTCCACGCTGACCATGCAGTACGTGCGGATGTCGCTGGCCTACTCGGCGACCAACCCGCAGGAGGTGGTCGACGCGACGAAGGACACCCCGAAGCGCAAGATCACCGAGATGAAGTACGCGCTGCAGGTGGAGAAGCAGCTCAGCAAGGAGCAGATCCTCGAGCGCTACCTGAACATCGCGCCCTTCGGCAACCAGGCCTACGGCGTCTACGCCGCCAGCCAGGTCTACTTCAACAAGAAGCCGAAGGATCTGAGCATCGCCGAGGCGGCCATGCTCGCCGGCATGGTGAAGGCCCCGACCAGCTTCAACCCGACCAACAAGTCGGGCCACGAGCAGATCCTGGCCCGGCGCAACAACTACATCATCCCGGGCATGGTCACCATGGGCGCGATCACCCAGGCCGACGCC is a genomic window of Actinoplanes teichomyceticus ATCC 31121 containing:
- a CDS encoding ArsA family ATPase, which translates into the protein MGEHRGNWPERLHIVTGKGGTGKTSVAAALALGLATGGRRTLLVEVEGRQGIAQLFGLEPLPYTERRIATTAGGGEVRALPVDPEEALLEYLDMFYKLGAAGRALRKVGAIDFATTIAPGLRDVLLTGKVKEATTRAADGRRVYDAVVLDAPPTGRIGRFLNVTAETARLAKMGPIKTQSDGVSSLLRSPMTAVHVVTLLEEMPVQETLDAVEELTGLGIPVGRLIVNGARPPLLTAGKVTKAEIKRGLVAAGLPAAPAMVSQLAAQAQAHLTRRELEESLRHDLAERHRPMIELPLLPDGVDRAALDVLAARLMAV
- a CDS encoding DUF4177 domain-containing protein, whose protein sequence is MQKWEYVTVPLLVHATKQILDNWGDDGWELVQVVPGPNPEQLIAYMKRAKS
- a CDS encoding RidA family protein, yielding MTTPIAGVGGVDAYAKLAELGLTLPSVVPPLASYVPAVQSGNYVYVSGQLPMVEGKLARTGKVGAEVTAEDATDMARICALNALAAIDSLVGLGRVVKIVKVTGFVASAPGFTGQPAVVNGASNLFGEVLGEQGRHARSAVGVSELPLDAPVEVEVIAEVA
- a CDS encoding ArsA family ATPase, with product MVDVTAPRLDVDALLADPAIRIVVCCGSGGVGKTTTAAALGLRAAEVHGRRTVVLTIDPARRLAQSMGLTELDNTPRQVKGIDVARSGGELHAMMLDMKRTFDEVVEQHTTPKRAAEIFANPFYQAMSSTFAGTQEYMAMEKLAQLRAGGEWDLIVVDTPPSRSALDFLDAPARLSRFLDGRMLRLLLAPARSGGRSMFSLVTASFGLFSRTVQKILGAQLLTDLSGFVAALDSMFGGFRQRADQTYRILQDPQTAFLLVAAPERDAIREAAYFAERLVAERMPLGGLVLNRMHRTEPGGLPAAAAEEAADRLAAAGELPGAADVLRIHAGLLRQSARELEVAAGFTEAFPGVPTTAVAAQPADVHDVDGLRTIGALLA
- a CDS encoding serine/threonine-protein kinase, which gives rise to MTETPPGALPVPYVPGMSGLSVMARGGYATVYRATQDSVGREVAIKMENRTLDNARDQARFLREARAAGRMSSHPHVVDLFDVGVTVDQHPYLIMELCDGSYLDRMRVQPLGAAEARDVGVKIADALVHTHANGVLHRDVKPANILYSQFNQAVLADFGLAVLGEMRDSSVTLEVLTPAYAPPEMFRHESPSGAADVYSLCATLYAIMSGRPPRWPSDRSPSLVTLMDLFQQPIPELPGVPAALTDVLRRGMDNDPKSRPSAQELLDLLSNLHLDPNTPPPSPSVYRSSSTFVPPRPRPVAPATPTRSDETPTVHTQGRKTGFFTKWFSW
- a CDS encoding adenylate/guanylate cyclase domain-containing protein, whose amino-acid sequence is MTCPVCGTVAVPGARFCHHCGSALPAAAALPAAERRIVTVLFGDLSDFTSWSEDLDPERVGAVTDRVLAALAGAVKTFGGHVDKLTGDGIMAVFGAPVAHEDDAERAVRAALSMQRAVRRVLDDERGGGAPLGLRVGLNTGEVVAGMQAGIEYTVIGDTVNTAARLADAAAVGAVYAGERTSGGTRHVASWRQLRPLRLKGKREPVPTYELLGLHDAPGTRSGLGDEAPFVGREAELGRVSGRLAEAIDSGTPRVLVMTAEAGIGKSRFAGEVKRLAAGYEVGTGPYAGHGARVLRVRCRAFGERRRYAPLADLVRKAAGLPKDVVATVGRTVVEERLRKVAQRLGVPLDIDRLLVLLGYGEAPVSPGGPAAPADWPPSAKRVDAEAISIAVADLLNAMAATTPLMVIVDDLHDATATTVDALGSTLSLLEGPVVVLLLGRPELVRTAGALTRLSDAEVHTLPPLRGADASRLLTSYLSGGKLPQPDTDRMLATAQGNPFYLAEMVTLLMERGALTPAVGANAAGKWQLAAGSLGSQLLSRDLAAVLAARIDALPSEPRAVLRDASVAGTTVPAGVLEALQDRRAPSELPPGVDLAAQLERAVDELLQRRMIHRSRGGFQFTTPLMREAAYAGIGKADLAERHAYLATWAAPETVGRHADAATRLSLSDNERDAFVATHAEAAIDLANAVRLRPDAAVREVAGLAVAALGRMARRALANIEPAAAIEYAERAAQLAGGDLPLPDQLVLARAMLRLGRAEEALAHGEKISKSAGDDPVCRAEAMIVVGRAHEALGDGGRAVAAWQEALEVATEAQLLPERANAMRRLGMADFLNGRLSQASSRFAAAYQVTLAAGDRHGQAWALQNLAWVTTTRGDFAGTDAVLGRAARLFAELGDPVGRSWLRGTTAFARLLAGRLQEARRLARIFLPFGDRVGEGWAVGTLRVVEAYAAAELGDLGAADSQARRAYREFQEVSDDWGCGLAMVVRGVIARGVGELDHAADLLGDALWYADKTGHPLLLGMAGTLHGFVALQRGDLATAEADARRVMTSVEPHNSLAPAQVGPRVLLAEARTRAGDAATAVGLLAPIASDTSAPSLLFSRRHALASYASALLAEGRVESALTWIERAREVPAEDVRSGVLAAMVRARVLAASDRYVQARAAAEEAVRLAYATEQASERAAAEELRDTLAVTAVEPPPAETVAYASDMPG
- a CDS encoding MBL fold metallo-hydrolase; its protein translation is MGGAEPASAEVDRLPGWVSLLRAPNPGPMTLDGTNTWVLRAPGAECATVIDPGPLDEAHLRRIAQLGPFQFILVTHGHHDHVEGAERLSELLGGTAVLAADPAHCVRGEPLDPREHLGRNGLEIQVLDTPGHTGDSVCFLVECGNERVMFTGDTMLGRGTTVVAHPDGDLTAYLASLELLTAYEKVLMLPGHGPARADTAALAAQYLDHRRERLAQVAAAMAAGAETPQAVVDIVYPDIDPRVRFAAEWSAAAQIVHLRRESASRADGLDRL
- a CDS encoding WhiB family transcriptional regulator is translated as MGMISDWPSMAACQSGDPDALFVQGAEQNVAKRICRSCPVRYECLADALDNRIEFGVWGGMTERERRALLRRHPHVASWRKMFEAALKEKGADKVLVSTR